ATCCGCAGCTGGATGCCCCGGTCGAACATCTCCATCAGCGGCATCGGGTCCGCCTCGCCGCCGTACACGCCGGACAGCGAGACGGTGCCGCCACGGCGAACCGCCTTGAGCGCGGCGTGCAGGACGGACAGCCGGTCCACGCCCGCCCGGTCGGTCATCGTCTGGGCCAGCTTGTCCGGCAACAGCCCGGCGGCGGTCTGAGCCAACTTCCCCGCCGGCGAACCGTGCGCCTCCATCCCGACCGCGTCGATCACCGCGTCCGGACCGCGACCGTCGACCAGGTCGATCAACGCGCCCGGCACGTCGGAGAGCTCACTCACGTCGAGCACCTCGATGCCGTGCCGGCGGGCCAGCTCCAGCCGCTCCGGCACCAGGTCCAGCCCGATCACCCGGCCCGCGCCGAGGTGGCGGCCGATCCGCGCGCAGAACTGCCCGACCGGGCCCAACCCGAAGACGGCCAGGGTGCCGCCCGGAGGGGTGTCCGCGTACTTCACCGCCTGCCAGGCGGTCGGCAGAATGTCGGACAGGTAGAGGTAGCGCTCGTCAGCGCCGGTCTGCGGGATCTTGATCGGCCCGAAGTGGGCCTGCGGGACGCGCAGGTACTCGGCCTGCCCGCCCGGCACCGAACCATAGAGCGAGGTGTAACCGAACAACGCCGCGCCCTTGCCCTCGCTGGTGACCTGGGTGGTCTCGCACTGCGCGTAGAGCTGCCGCTGGCACATCCAGCAACTCCCGCAGGAGATGTT
This portion of the Micromonospora zamorensis genome encodes:
- a CDS encoding zinc-dependent alcohol dehydrogenase, which produces MKALTWQGKRDVRVEEVPDPRIEEPTDAIVKITSTAICGSDLHLYEVLGPYLKPGDVLGHEPMGIVQEVGSGVTGLKPGDRVVIPFNISCGSCWMCQRQLYAQCETTQVTSEGKGAALFGYTSLYGSVPGGQAEYLRVPQAHFGPIKIPQTGADERYLYLSDILPTAWQAVKYADTPPGGTLAVFGLGPVGQFCARIGRHLGAGRVIGLDLVPERLELARRHGIEVLDVSELSDVPGALIDLVDGRGPDAVIDAVGMEAHGSPAGKLAQTAAGLLPDKLAQTMTDRAGVDRLSVLHAALKAVRRGGTVSLSGVYGGEADPMPLMEMFDRGIQLRMGQCHVRRWTDEILPLLSGDDDPLGVEDLRTHRMPLSQAPQAYEMFQKKEDGCIKVVLEP